In Flammeovirga kamogawensis, the sequence ACAGATGAACAGAAATTAATTGATGCTACAGCGGCCCTAGAAATTGAATTTGCAGAAGGTGATACAGAAGCATTGATCACTACAAATGTAACATTACCTTTAGAAAGCTTATTTGAGACTACAGTAACTTGGCAAAGCGAAAATGCAAATATTTCTACAGAAGGTGTCGTCAGTTTAACTTCAGAAGAAGTAACAGGAAAACTAACGGCAACAGTTACTCTAGGGGAATTAACACAGACAAAGGAGTTTGAATTAACTACAGATAGAAATAATGAAGCAAAAGTAGAAGAAGCTAAAACAAGCATTGCAATTACTTTTGCAGAAGAGGAAACGGCTGATAATGTGACATCAAATTTAGAATTACCAACAACTGGATTAAATAATACAACAGTAACTTGGGAGGCTAATAATGAAGCAATTTCTTCGGACGGAACGGTAACTAGAGCAAGTACAGACCAAGAAGTTGAGCTAACTGCAACAATTTCTTTAGGTGAAGTTTTTACCACTACAACATTTATTGTAACTGTTTTAGGAGATGATGCAATTGCTTTAACAGAAGCAAAAGATGCTTTAGAAATTGTTTATGCAGAAGGTGAATCTGCAAGCAATGTTGTCTCAGATATTACTTTAGCAGCAACAGGTTTTCACAATGCTACAATTACATGGACGAGTACTCATGAAGAAGTAATTACTACATCAGGTACAGTTTCAAGGCAACAATTATCTACAGATGTAGTAGTAGAAGCAACTCTAGTTATTGGAGATTTATCAGCAACAAAATCATTTACTTTAACTGTGATTTCTAATGAGCAAGAACTAGTAAACGAAGCAAAAGAAACTTTAGAGATTACTTATGCAGAAGGAGATAATGCAAGTACTGTAACTAAGAATATTACGCTAACAAACACCGCGGATAACAATACAACAGTAACTTGGGTATCTGATAATGAAACGGTAATTACAGCTACCGGAGAGGTTACAATACCTTTATCAGATAAAGATGTTATGCTTACGGCTACTCTTACATTAGGAGAATCTACAGCAACTAAAACATTTACTGTTAAGGTGATAGGTAATGCAGTAGTGTTATTATCAGAAGCAAAAGAAGCTTTAGTAATTACTTATGCCGATGGCGAAGATGCTACTACAGTCACTCAAAATATTACTTTGGTTGACGAAGGAGAAAATAATGCGACAGTTACATGGTCTTCATCAAATGAAGAAGTGATTTCTACATCTGGGGTAGTAACACAATCGTTTGCAGATCAAATGATTGATTTGACGGCTACACTTCTGCTTGGTGATGAAACTACAACTAAAGTTTTTTCTGTAACAGTAATGAAAACAGAAGCACCAACGGCAGTAGAAGATACTAAAGTAGCAGTGAAAGTTTGGCCTAATCCATCGCAAGATAAAATTAATATCACTTCGGAAACACCTATTAAAACGTTGCAAATTTACAACCTAACAGGACAGTTAGTGTATGTACTTCCAACAGCTTTAATAGGGAACACCACACAAGTAGATATTTCTGGTTTGACAAACGGTAATTATATTCTTCGTGTAAACGGAGGACATAAAACTTTTATCAAGCAATAAGGGAAATTGTCGGTTGATAATTGACCCCACTTTTGAATTAAGGATGACAGACAATGTAGGCTGTTTCAAACTTTTGAGACAGCCTATTTTATACTTATAAAAACTACGAAATGAGAAAATTACTACTAACGATTTTTTTACAATTACTAATTGGAGGACTTGTTAAAGCACAGTCTCCAGCGCACGAAATGGCCAACCGTTTAGGAACGGGATATAACTTTGGCAATGTAATGTCTGCAAATAATGAAGGTGATTGGGCAGCTCCAATTGAGGAATATATGATGGAAGATGTGGCAAACGCTGGCTTCGATCATATCCGTTTACCTGTACGTTGGGGCAGTCATACCGATGAAAATGCACCTTATACAATAGATCCCGCTTGGCTTACAAGGGTGGAACAAGTGGTAGATTGGGCATTAGAACGCAATTTAATTGTGGTTTTAAATGCACATGGAGAACATTGGTTTATAGAAGAAGTACACAAAGAAGATAACGAATATCCTGACCCTGAAAAATGGGAAAGAATGGTGAAAATCTGGGAGCAAATAGGTTCCCATTTTAAAGGCAAATCTCATGATGTGGTTTTTGAACTTCTAAATGAGCCGTACTTTAATATGAATAAAAAGTTAGTAGATGAAATTAATATTGATTTGCTTGCTGCGGTTAGAAAAGAACACCCAGATAGAATTGTAATGCTTACAGGTGGTGGTGATAATGCTATTCATGCACCTCAGCAAATGGACCTTTCTATTTTTGAAAATGACAATAAGATTATCCCTTGGTTTCATTATTATTGGCCAAACACGTTTTCTAAGTACCCTGAAATAAATGGAAGTTCTCCAATTTGGGGGACAAAAGAAGAATACGCGTCTTTATACGCTGATTTTAAAAATGTGAAGGATTGGGCTGATACAAACAATTTACCGTTGTATTTAGGAGAGTTTGGGTCGAATTCTGTTTGTGATGCAAAAAGCAGAGAGCGTTATCATAAAGCAATAATTGAGACATCCGAAGCATTAGATTTTCCAAGAGCAATATGGTGTGCTGGTCCTAAATCAAATAAAATGATTTACACACGTAACCAAGGAGAATGGGTAGATGGACAGCTGGAAGCATTGTTTCCATCATCTAAAAGAAAAAATATACTCTTCTTAGTGGTAGACGACCTGAATACAGACTTGGTGGCATTTAATAACTCAGAAGTACAAACACCGGTGATAGATAAATTGGCAGAAGAAGGTATAAAGTACCTAAATGCACAATGTTCTTACCCTGTTTGTGGTCCATCGAGAGCAAGTTTTTTAACGGGCACTTATCCAGAAAGAAATGGAGTAACCAACCTATCTAATTTACTTCCTGATATTGCTCCAGATTTAACTACACTACCAGAATTATTATCAAAAAATGGCTATAGAACGGCTGCTGTTGGGAAAGTTTTTGACCCTAGAAATGTGGATGACGGTCATTATAATGCCGCTTGGACAGAAGATTACACAGCGCCATCAAAATATATTTATCCAGAAGAATACGGTGATTTTGTGGGTGGAAATAGTTACAGAGTAACGGATGGCACTTCTTATGAAATCGGCCCGGAAGGAGTAGGAGATGATGGTTACCAAGATGGTCAGTTTTCTGAACATGCTGTGGCTACTTTAGAAGAATTAGGAGCATCTAGTCAGCCTTTCTTTTTGGCTGTGGGCTTTAAGAAACCTCACTTACCGTTTGTAGCACCTAAAAAATATTTTGATTTATATGATAGAAATACATTAACGTTAGCTGATTATCAAACTTTACCCCAAGGAGCACCCTCTTTTATATACAAAGAGCCAACAGAACTTACAGGTTATAATGATATTCCACAAACCTGGGAAGCAATTTATAACGGTCATGAAAACGTACTCGATCCAGAAAAACAAAGAGAATTATTGCATGCTTACTATGCTTGTGCATCTTACATCGACGCGCAGATTGGTAAGGTAATTACTAAATTAGAAGAGATTGGAGAAAAGGAAAACACGTTAATTATTTTGATTTCAGATCATGGTTTTAATCTGGGAGATCATAATATGTGGGGTAAACATAACTTACTTCAAAATGCAGTACAAGTGCCAATGATTGTGATAGACCCAGCTAAAGCACTAAAAAATGAAAAGGACAGAGCAGTACAATTAGTAGACCTCTACCCAACAGTTTGTGATTACACGAGTACGCCAAAACCGAGTTTTCTACAAGGTAATTCGCTTTATATAGCAGACGATACAGAAACAAATTACCCATTAGATTTAGCCGTTACTTTTTATAAAAAAAATGGAAGCAACGGGTATACATTTAAACAAGGAAAGTACCGTTATACCATGTGGACTTCTGATAAAACAATGACACCAATGGAGCAGCCTTTCTCTGTTGTAACTACTATTGAAGAAGAGTTTTATGTGTATCAGAATAATCAGGAAATAGAAACAGAAAATGTAATAAATAAGGCTGCCTACTCAAAAGAAATAGCCGTATTAAAAGAAGCTGCAGAAAAGTGGTGGACCGCTTATTACGGTCAGGTACATAATTTAGAATCTACCAATCTTATACGTATCAATAGTAATTTTGAAGAAGGAGTTTTAACAGGTTGGACATCAACTTTTAAGAGTGGTAGTACTATTGATTATGATTTTGTAAGTGAAAATCATCCTGTAAATGGTACTAAAGCTGGGGTTTTTCATATTAGAGAAACAGGTACAAATGTGTCTAATATTGGTTTACGCTCTAATGAATATGCAATAGGTTATACAACAAATGAAATTGAAGATTTTGAAGTTGCTTTTGATATTTATACCACCACAGCTACTACAATAAGGTATCAATTACAATTTGATGGCAATACAGAAAAAGTGATTAGTGATAATATTGAAATAGAGGCAGGGAAGGATATAAAAATAAATACAAAACACGAAGTTCCCATTGGCGTGTCATCTGTAAGAATATTATTTCAGTTAGGTACTGCAACAGAACGTGTTTATTTTGATAATGTAAGTATAAAAATTGATGGTTTAGAGAATGATAAAGAGCTTTTGAAAGAAGCAGTTGATAACCTAGAAATCATTTATCAGGGAGAGGATTCTAAAAATGCAGTAAGTAATAATTTAATTTTACCACAGGAGAGCACTAACG encodes:
- a CDS encoding T9SS type A sorting domain-containing protein, with translation MKLITTSLIVFFSLLQFIATAQDNLITNPGFETDFTANWEVTSKNTEFTPSTVTHIFNGTNALQMVLPDDNPSLPNAQLRSIGYASFTTPLTEATTFSISVDAYADKDMTVRFMLQSEKAGIKELSSNLSVSTNNQTLTTTITLTPTEALPSLSDWQLLLQMGGNTGTLVVDNISLVQEAEKTDEELAQEAIDAIAINFNSIDPQDGNGILYSITLPTEGEHASTINWASSNENSIATDGKVMRGAALEEVTMTATVTIGTTTLTKDFVITVLPLTVEGGNMIVSNANFNDGLTAWSAAFNTDQVNEGDFTFTSITHKENGSLAAQFDITNGGVTFANLVTRTVYYPFNETTTVPVFYEITSDIYASEEAKLRYQFSGKDIENVSQNINTDFFFVGEEVETITKIIEAPADLVSWRLLLQVGGNTGQIVYDNVIVKEIETNVGQVTLTKEALKLVLADGDDVDNVTQNFTVDITDTNNYGTTITWEADNDVVSFDGANATLLPSSTDQIVKLKATIEKEGFTEVRNFTVTVLATDEQKLIDATAALEIEFAEGDTEALITTNVTLPLESLFETTVTWQSENANISTEGVVSLTSEEVTGKLTATVTLGELTQTKEFELTTDRNNEAKVEEAKTSIAITFAEEETADNVTSNLELPTTGLNNTTVTWEANNEAISSDGTVTRASTDQEVELTATISLGEVFTTTTFIVTVLGDDAIALTEAKDALEIVYAEGESASNVVSDITLAATGFHNATITWTSTHEEVITTSGTVSRQQLSTDVVVEATLVIGDLSATKSFTLTVISNEQELVNEAKETLEITYAEGDNASTVTKNITLTNTADNNTTVTWVSDNETVITATGEVTIPLSDKDVMLTATLTLGESTATKTFTVKVIGNAVVLLSEAKEALVITYADGEDATTVTQNITLVDEGENNATVTWSSSNEEVISTSGVVTQSFADQMIDLTATLLLGDETTTKVFSVTVMKTEAPTAVEDTKVAVKVWPNPSQDKINITSETPIKTLQIYNLTGQLVYVLPTALIGNTTQVDISGLTNGNYILRVNGGHKTFIKQ
- a CDS encoding sulfatase-like hydrolase/transferase, with the protein product MRKLLLTIFLQLLIGGLVKAQSPAHEMANRLGTGYNFGNVMSANNEGDWAAPIEEYMMEDVANAGFDHIRLPVRWGSHTDENAPYTIDPAWLTRVEQVVDWALERNLIVVLNAHGEHWFIEEVHKEDNEYPDPEKWERMVKIWEQIGSHFKGKSHDVVFELLNEPYFNMNKKLVDEINIDLLAAVRKEHPDRIVMLTGGGDNAIHAPQQMDLSIFENDNKIIPWFHYYWPNTFSKYPEINGSSPIWGTKEEYASLYADFKNVKDWADTNNLPLYLGEFGSNSVCDAKSRERYHKAIIETSEALDFPRAIWCAGPKSNKMIYTRNQGEWVDGQLEALFPSSKRKNILFLVVDDLNTDLVAFNNSEVQTPVIDKLAEEGIKYLNAQCSYPVCGPSRASFLTGTYPERNGVTNLSNLLPDIAPDLTTLPELLSKNGYRTAAVGKVFDPRNVDDGHYNAAWTEDYTAPSKYIYPEEYGDFVGGNSYRVTDGTSYEIGPEGVGDDGYQDGQFSEHAVATLEELGASSQPFFLAVGFKKPHLPFVAPKKYFDLYDRNTLTLADYQTLPQGAPSFIYKEPTELTGYNDIPQTWEAIYNGHENVLDPEKQRELLHAYYACASYIDAQIGKVITKLEEIGEKENTLIILISDHGFNLGDHNMWGKHNLLQNAVQVPMIVIDPAKALKNEKDRAVQLVDLYPTVCDYTSTPKPSFLQGNSLYIADDTETNYPLDLAVTFYKKNGSNGYTFKQGKYRYTMWTSDKTMTPMEQPFSVVTTIEEEFYVYQNNQEIETENVINKAAYSKEIAVLKEAAEKWWTAYYGQVHNLESTNLIRINSNFEEGVLTGWTSTFKSGSTIDYDFVSENHPVNGTKAGVFHIRETGTNVSNIGLRSNEYAIGYTTNEIEDFEVAFDIYTTTATTIRYQLQFDGNTEKVISDNIEIEAGKDIKINTKHEVPIGVSSVRILFQLGTATERVYFDNVSIKIDGLENDKELLKEAVDNLEIIYQGEDSKNAVSNNLILPQESTNATTVTWVSDTPNAVLVQNDTGYVFLNEEAITVKLTATITLKNLTEVKEFVVKLNPNVSPEMIAALDNLEIQYSYGDNAENVTKDIYVSGTSLTAKVDWVSNNSGVTFSDFTGVVSQVTEDVQGTIEARLSIGNEKAIKLFLLNVKAKEETPTTTLPSFENPVLYPNPTSSLLYIKGIIKQGATASLYSLEGKKLGEYSLAINGARIDLSSMKKGIYLLLIEGKSYKIIRK